From Oreochromis niloticus isolate F11D_XX linkage group LG14, O_niloticus_UMD_NMBU, whole genome shotgun sequence, one genomic window encodes:
- the LOC109204976 gene encoding extracellular calcium-sensing receptor-like — protein MLHSGNGRKGQFDLNGMYKAGDVVLGGLFQIHFFSSVAIQSFTSKPQQPTCNGVYALGFKLAQTMAFAIDEINRNSNLLPNVTLGYTLYDSCLELGIGFRAALSLASGQEEKIILNGTCVGNPPVIGIVGDSSSTNSIAITNVLGLYRVPMVSYFSTCSCLSNRQKYPSFFRTIPSDAFQVRAMIKILKHFSWTWVGLLVSDDDYGLHAARSFQSELSLSGEACLAYTEVLPWDKDTEELRRIVDVMKKSTARVVIVFEHYSRMINLMEEVVRQNLTGLQWMASEAWTAAAVLQTPQLMPYLRGTLGIAIRRGEIPGLREFLLQIHPDLHHNSSYGNSMVNQFWEFTFQCRFAPAPAGWLEGGGAICTGQEDLENVDNEFLDVSNLRPEYNVYKAVYALAYSLDDILHCKPGRGPFSGNSCATLRSLEPWQLVYYLERVNFTTPFGDQVSFDENGDALPIYDVMNWLWLPDGSTKVQNVGEVKRSALKGEELILDEDRIFWNFESKKPPRSVCSESCPPGTHMVREKGKPQCCFDCIPCSEGKITNKSNSLECSSCPEDFWSNPQRDHCVTKKTEFLSYLDPLGICLTTTSLLGVFICAVVLGIFIYYRRTPIVRANNSELSFQLLLSLKLCFLCSLLFIGRPRLWTCQLRHAAFGISFVLCVSCILVKTMVVLAVFKASKPGGGASLKWFGSMQQRGTVLVLTAIQAAICTTWLVSSSPTPHKNTQYHNDKIVYECAVGSTVGFAVLLGYIGMLAFLSFLIAFLVRNLPDSFNEAKLITFSMLIFCAVWVAFVPAYISSPGKLADAVEVFAILASSFGLLITLFGPKCYIILLRPEMNTKKAVMARGIGS, from the exons GGACAGTTTGATCTAAATGGGATGTACAAGGCTGGTGATGTGGTTCTAGGGGGACTGTTTCAAATCCACTTCTTTTCAAGTGTTGCTATTCAGTCTTTTACTTCAAAACCACAACAACCTACTTGTAATGG tgTTTATGCCCTAGGATTTAAGCTCGCACAAACCATGGCCTTTGCTATTGATGAGATCAACAGAAACTCAAACCTGCTACCTAATGTGACTCTGGGATATACTCTGTATGATAGCTGCCTTGAACTTGGAATTGGATTTCGTGCAGCATTGTCATTGGCCAGTGGTCAAGAAGAGAAAATTATATTAAATGGTACATGTGTTGGAAATCCTCCTGTCATAGGGATTGTGGGTGATTCATCTTCTACAAATTCTATTGCCATCACCAACGTCTTAGGTTTGTACAGAGTACCTATG gtgagttatttttccacatgttCCTGCCTGAGTAACCGTCAAAAATACCCATCATTCTTTAGGACTATCCCAAGTGATGCTTTCCAG GTACGTGCTATGATTAAGATTTTGAAGCATTTCAGTTGGACTTGGGTAGGTCTGCTTGTCAGTGACGATGATTATGGACTTCACGCAGCAAGATCCTTTCAATCTGAGCTGAGTCTTTCGGGTGAAGCTTGCCTGGCCTACACTGAGGTTTTGCCCTGGGACAAAGACACAGAAGAACTCAGGAGGATTGTTGATGTGATGAAAAAATCCACAGCTCGAGTTGTCATTGTCTTTGAACATTACAGTCGCATGATAAACCTTATGGAAGAG GTAGTGAGGCAAAATCTAACTGGCCTACAATGGATGGCCAGTGAAGCCTGGACAGCAGCTGCTGTGCTCCAAACACCTCAGCTTATGCCATACCTGCGTGGTACACTGGGTATTGCTATTCGTCGAGGCGAGATACCAGGACTCAGGGAATTCTTGTTACAAATACATCCTGATCTACATCACAACAGTAGCTATGGAAATAGCATG GTAAATCAGTTTTGGGAATTCACATTTCAGTGTAGATTTGCACCAGCTCCAGCAGGCTGGCTGGAAGGTGGAGGTGCAATATGTACTGGACAAGAAGATCTAGAAAATGTGGACAATGAATTCTTGGACGTTTCCAACCTGCGGCCTGAGTATAATGTGTACAAAGCTGTTTATGCACTGGCATATTCCCTTGATGACATATTGCATTGCAAGCCAGGGAGAGGGCCTTTCAGTGGGAACAGCTGTGCAACTTTGCGGTCACTGGAGCCATGGCAG CTTGTTTATTACTTGGAAAGAGTGAACTTCACCACTCCATTTGGCGATCAAGTGTCATTTGATGAGAATGGTGATGCATTGCCAATTTATGATGTGATGAACTGGTTGTGGCTCCCTGATGGAAGCACTAAAGTTCAGAATGTGGGTGAGGTTAAGAGGTCAGCTTTAAAAGGTGAAGAACTCATACTTGATGAAGACAGAATCTTCTGGAACTTTGAATCCAAAAAG CCACCTCGATCAGTATGTAGTGAGAGTTGTCCTCCTGGTACCCACATGGTGAGAGAGAAGGGGAAACCCCAATGCTGTTTTGACTGCATTCCTTGTTCTGAAGGAAAAATTACTAATAAGAGCA ACTCCTTGGAGTGCAGCAGTTGTCCAGAGGATTTTTGGTCAAACCCCCAGCGTGACCACTGTGTTACTAAGAAGACAGAGTTTCTCTCCTATCTTGACCCTCTGGGTATTTGTTTGACAACAACCTCACTGCTCGGAGTATTTATATGTGCTGTTGTTCTGGGGATCTTCATTTATTATCGTAGAACACCTATAGTTCGTGCCAACAATTCAGAACTTAGTTTCCAGCTATTGTTGTCACTTAAgttgtgtttcctgtgttcattgCTGTTTATCGGACGACCCAGGCTGTGGACATGCCAACTCAGGCATGCAGCATTTGGGATCAGCTTTGTGCTGTGTGTCTCATGCATCCTGGTAAAAACCATGGTTGTTCTGGCTGTGTTCAAAGCCTCCAAGCCAGGAGGGGGAGCCAGTCTGAAGTGGTTTGGTTCAATGCAGCAGAGAGGAACAGTTCTAGTTCTTACAGCTATTCAGGCAGCCATCTGCACTACCTGGCTTGTCTCTTCCTCTCCAACTCCACATAAAAACACCCAATACCACAATGACAAGATAGTGTATGAGTGTGCAGTTGGGTCCACTGTTGGTTTTGCAGTGTTATTGGGTTATATTGGCATGCTGGCTTTCCTCAGTTTTCTAATTGCGTTCCTGGTGAGGAATCTCCCTGATAGTTTTAATGAGGCCAAGCTCATCACATTCAGCATGCTGATCTTCTGTGCTGTGTGGGTGGCCTTTGTTCCTGCTTATATCAGCTCACCAGGAAAACTTGCAGATGCAGTGGAGGTATTTGCCATTCTTGCTTCAAGTTTTGGACTCTTGATCACACTGTTTGGACCCAAATGTTACATAATCCTGTTGAGACCGGAGATGAACACAAAGAAAGCTGTTATGGCCCGTGGCATTGGGTCATAA